In the Mycolicibacter sp. MU0102 genome, one interval contains:
- a CDS encoding LysR family transcriptional regulator, with amino-acid sequence MALSPRMPDLSAFEMLVAIARTGSLGAAGRELGLTQQAVSARLTEMEAQTGVRLVTRSARGSQLTSAGAVVTEWADQLLDVASHVDAGLASLRTASRKKMNVVASLTIAEQLMPRWIVSLQTSATRTGREAPEVILTATNSEQAIANVRGGSADLGFIESPGALTGIRSRVVAHDDLVVIVPPDHKWVRRSKGVTAAELSQTPLVVREQGSGTRDSLTSALRAVLGHEVQQARPALELSSSVAVRGAVLAGAGPAVMSRLAVADDLAVGRLRSVEVPELDLHRDLRAIWTGGRTPPAGAARDLLSHIGGANRLR; translated from the coding sequence ATGGCGCTGAGCCCCCGCATGCCCGATCTGTCGGCGTTCGAGATGTTGGTGGCTATCGCCAGAACCGGCAGCCTTGGCGCTGCGGGGCGGGAATTGGGGCTGACGCAGCAGGCGGTTTCGGCACGCCTGACCGAGATGGAGGCCCAGACCGGTGTGCGACTTGTAACGCGTAGTGCGCGTGGTTCGCAGTTGACTTCGGCCGGGGCAGTCGTGACGGAGTGGGCAGACCAGCTACTGGATGTCGCCAGTCACGTCGATGCCGGGCTGGCTTCGTTGCGGACCGCAAGCCGCAAGAAGATGAACGTGGTTGCGAGTCTGACGATCGCCGAACAGCTGATGCCCCGCTGGATCGTGTCCCTGCAGACCTCCGCCACACGAACCGGCCGCGAGGCACCGGAGGTCATTCTGACCGCCACCAACAGCGAGCAGGCCATTGCGAACGTGCGGGGCGGATCGGCGGACCTGGGATTTATCGAGAGTCCGGGGGCGCTGACCGGTATTCGCAGCCGTGTCGTGGCGCACGACGACCTCGTGGTGATCGTGCCGCCCGACCACAAATGGGTGCGTCGCTCCAAAGGCGTGACCGCCGCAGAGCTCAGCCAGACCCCGCTGGTCGTGCGGGAACAGGGTTCGGGCACCCGGGACTCGCTGACGTCGGCGTTGCGTGCCGTCTTGGGTCACGAGGTGCAGCAGGCACGTCCGGCATTGGAACTGTCTTCGTCGGTCGCCGTGCGTGGTGCCGTACTGGCCGGGGCCGGGCCGGCGGTGATGAGCAGGTTGGCGGTCGCCGATGACCTTGCGGTCGGCCGGCTTCGCAGCGTCGAGGTGCCGGAATTAGACCTGCATCGGGATCTCAGGGCGATCTGGACGGGTGGGCGGACGCCGCCGGCCGGTGCGGCCCGGGACCTGTTGAGTCATATCGGCGGCGCCAACCGGCTGCGCTGA
- a CDS encoding 3-keto-5-aminohexanoate cleavage protein produces MHFHDDSLLPECQEKLVITCAPYGPEWELDDFRDDLPLSMAEHVQKAVDCYEAGASVLHIHVRELDGRGSKRLSKFNELLAVLRDAVPDMILQVGGSISFAPEGTGAAAQWLSDDTRHLLAELDPAPDQVTIAINTSQMNIMELMTAGDIAGTSMERPEVAAAYREMVVPAGPEWVAEHLRRLQKAGIQPHFQLSSIPQLETVERLIRRGVYTGPLNLTWVGIGGGFDGPNPYNIMNFIQRVPDGACLTLETVMRRVLPVNTMAIALGLHARCGNEDTIWGRPGEKITSVQQIRQLVRVAGELGRDVATGKEARDIYKIGTVYADANETLAKLGYAPNRQPGEIGFTHHR; encoded by the coding sequence ATGCATTTTCACGACGATTCGCTCCTCCCGGAGTGTCAGGAGAAGCTGGTCATCACGTGTGCGCCCTACGGGCCGGAGTGGGAGTTGGATGACTTTCGCGACGATCTTCCGCTGAGCATGGCGGAGCACGTCCAGAAGGCCGTCGACTGCTATGAGGCCGGTGCCAGTGTGCTGCATATCCACGTGCGCGAGCTCGACGGCAGGGGGAGCAAGCGGCTGTCGAAGTTCAACGAGCTGCTCGCCGTGCTGCGCGACGCTGTTCCGGACATGATCTTGCAGGTGGGCGGATCGATTTCGTTCGCGCCCGAGGGAACGGGTGCGGCAGCTCAGTGGCTCTCCGACGACACTCGGCACCTGCTGGCCGAACTTGATCCGGCACCGGACCAGGTAACAATCGCGATCAACACCAGCCAGATGAACATCATGGAGCTCATGACCGCGGGCGACATCGCCGGAACCTCGATGGAGCGTCCGGAAGTCGCTGCCGCATATCGGGAGATGGTCGTGCCGGCCGGCCCCGAGTGGGTCGCCGAGCACCTGCGCCGCTTGCAGAAGGCCGGTATTCAACCGCATTTCCAGCTGTCCAGCATTCCGCAGCTCGAGACGGTCGAACGGCTCATCCGCCGTGGTGTCTACACCGGTCCGCTGAACCTGACATGGGTGGGAATCGGCGGCGGATTCGACGGACCCAACCCGTACAACATCATGAACTTCATCCAGCGGGTTCCCGACGGCGCGTGCCTGACCTTGGAGACCGTGATGCGCAGGGTGTTGCCGGTCAACACCATGGCCATCGCCCTGGGTCTGCATGCCCGGTGTGGCAACGAGGACACGATCTGGGGCCGCCCGGGGGAGAAGATCACGTCGGTCCAACAGATTCGACAGCTGGTACGGGTTGCCGGCGAACTTGGACGCGATGTCGCGACGGGCAAGGAGGCCCGCGACATCTACAAGATCGGCACCGTCTATGCCGATGCGAACGAGACGCTGGCGAAGCTGGGATATGCCCCGAACCGCCAGCCCGGCGAGATCGGATTCACCCACCACCGATAG
- a CDS encoding VOC family protein, producing the protein MPVIRTSLWFDTQALEAAEHYVSIFPNSKVTDISYWGAENPERDGSPLEVLFDLDGRQFSAINGGPNFTLDEAISIQVYCVDQAEVDHYWDALSAGGKEVQCGWLTDRYGLSWQIIPQQLPKLMTDPDPERVLRAKQAMYTMVKLDIAALEAAAEAR; encoded by the coding sequence ATGCCGGTCATCCGGACGAGTTTGTGGTTCGACACCCAGGCGCTGGAAGCCGCCGAGCATTACGTGTCGATCTTTCCCAATTCGAAGGTCACCGACATCTCCTACTGGGGCGCGGAGAACCCCGAGCGTGACGGCAGCCCGCTGGAAGTGTTGTTCGACCTCGACGGGCGGCAGTTCTCGGCGATCAACGGCGGACCCAACTTCACCTTGGACGAGGCCATCTCGATCCAGGTCTACTGCGTCGATCAGGCCGAGGTCGACCACTACTGGGACGCGTTGAGCGCCGGCGGCAAGGAAGTCCAGTGCGGCTGGCTCACCGACCGATACGGATTGTCTTGGCAGATCATCCCGCAACAGTTGCCAAAGTTGATGACCGATCCCGACCCCGAGCGCGTACTACGGGCGAAGCAGGCCATGTACACGATGGTCAAGCTCGACATCGCCGCGTTGGAGGCGGCAGCCGAAGCGCGTTGA
- a CDS encoding AraC family transcriptional regulator yields the protein MKPLARYASLYGYADLTRSLGVDPIPLLRERGLDLASLNLQDRWLPAVTVAELLEKTAAVSGCDDFGLRLAERRRFANLGPLSLAVREEPDVRSALHMLARYQHAYNEAVWARLYETDELATLRVELDCGEPVEERQSSELAVAALHRLLRGFLGPQWKPVAVYFQHRPPKSTAPHRKFFGSTVRFDQEFAGIEFAASELDLANKMSDPLLRPYAQRVLQSLEPPKDAVVVDRVRSLIELLLPIGRCSVEQVARSLGVDRRTVHRRLAESGETYSSVLNAARVDLAKRMVGSSRYSLTEIAQLLSFSAPSNFSRWFRTQFGCSPRQWQDEKRR from the coding sequence GTGAAGCCGCTCGCGCGTTATGCATCGCTCTACGGATATGCCGATTTGACTCGTTCCCTCGGGGTCGACCCGATTCCCTTGCTGCGGGAGCGGGGCCTCGATCTTGCGAGCCTGAATCTGCAAGACCGCTGGTTGCCGGCGGTTACGGTCGCAGAACTGCTGGAGAAGACGGCGGCCGTCTCCGGGTGCGACGACTTCGGCCTGCGGCTTGCCGAACGGCGACGTTTCGCCAACCTTGGGCCACTGAGCCTGGCGGTGCGCGAGGAACCTGATGTTCGGAGCGCACTGCACATGCTGGCCCGGTACCAGCACGCCTACAACGAGGCGGTCTGGGCGCGCCTGTACGAGACCGATGAACTGGCCACGCTTCGAGTCGAGCTGGACTGCGGCGAACCGGTGGAGGAACGGCAGTCTTCGGAGTTGGCCGTGGCCGCACTGCATCGTCTCCTGCGCGGCTTCCTCGGACCCCAGTGGAAGCCGGTAGCGGTCTATTTCCAGCATCGGCCGCCGAAGAGCACCGCACCCCACCGGAAGTTCTTCGGGTCGACGGTGCGGTTCGATCAGGAGTTCGCCGGAATCGAATTTGCGGCAAGCGAACTCGATTTGGCCAACAAAATGTCCGACCCGCTGCTGCGGCCGTATGCCCAACGGGTCCTGCAGTCGTTGGAACCGCCCAAGGATGCGGTCGTGGTGGACCGGGTCCGGAGTCTGATCGAGCTGCTGTTGCCCATTGGACGTTGTTCGGTAGAACAGGTAGCGCGCAGTCTCGGTGTGGATCGCAGGACCGTTCACCGGCGTCTCGCGGAGTCGGGCGAGACTTACTCGTCGGTTCTGAATGCCGCCCGGGTGGACTTGGCCAAGCGGATGGTGGGCAGTTCCCGCTACTCGTTGACCGAGATCGCCCAATTGCTCTCCTTTTCCGCACCAAGCAACTTCTCGCGCTGGTTTCGCACGCAGTTCGGCTGTAGTCCCCGGCAGTGGCAAGACGAGAAGCGGCGCTGA
- a CDS encoding quinone oxidoreductase family protein translates to MAHAVRFYEAGGPEVMRWEAVDVGAPGTGEVRVRHEAVGLNFADTYFRTGLYPAPLPAGMGVEGAGVIEAVGPDVVGFSEGDRVTYTGSPLGAYSTERVMPAGSLIKLPEGIAFDTAAAMTMRGLTSAYLLRRIHPLAPGDTVLLHAAAGGVGLIFCQWAKLLGINVIGTVSSDLKAEMARAHGCGEVIVYSREDVAARVRELTDGKGVSVVYDSVGARTYESSLNSLSRRGLLVCFGTASGPIPPIDAMQLAAKGSLFVTRPALADYIAEPAERAELAAELFGHVAAGGIRIEINQRYELTDCVQAHRDLEAGRSVGSSVFSL, encoded by the coding sequence GTGGCACACGCCGTCCGTTTCTATGAAGCCGGTGGCCCGGAGGTCATGCGGTGGGAAGCGGTCGACGTCGGCGCCCCCGGGACGGGGGAAGTTCGGGTCCGGCACGAGGCGGTCGGGTTGAATTTCGCCGACACCTACTTCCGCACCGGGCTGTACCCGGCGCCATTGCCAGCAGGTATGGGGGTTGAGGGAGCTGGCGTCATCGAGGCGGTCGGCCCCGACGTGGTGGGCTTTTCCGAAGGCGACCGAGTCACTTACACCGGTAGTCCACTCGGGGCCTACAGCACCGAGCGCGTCATGCCGGCCGGGTCGTTGATCAAGTTGCCCGAGGGCATCGCCTTCGACACCGCCGCGGCGATGACGATGCGCGGTCTGACCAGCGCGTACCTGCTGCGGCGCATACATCCCTTGGCTCCTGGCGACACTGTGCTGTTGCATGCGGCGGCCGGCGGAGTGGGGCTGATCTTCTGCCAGTGGGCAAAGCTGCTTGGAATCAACGTGATTGGAACGGTGTCATCCGATCTCAAGGCGGAGATGGCTCGAGCGCATGGATGCGGCGAGGTCATCGTCTACTCGCGGGAAGATGTCGCGGCCAGGGTCCGCGAACTTACCGACGGTAAGGGTGTCTCGGTCGTTTACGACAGTGTCGGCGCGCGGACATACGAGTCGTCGCTGAACTCTCTGTCGCGCCGCGGACTCTTGGTGTGTTTCGGAACTGCCTCCGGGCCCATTCCGCCAATCGACGCCATGCAGCTTGCCGCGAAGGGTTCATTGTTCGTCACCCGGCCGGCACTGGCCGACTACATCGCCGAACCGGCCGAGCGCGCCGAACTCGCCGCTGAACTGTTCGGCCACGTCGCGGCCGGGGGGATCCGAATCGAGATCAACCAGCGATACGAACTCACCGACTGCGTCCAGGCGCACCGGGATCTTGAGGCCGGCCGCAGTGTCGGGTCCTCGGTGTTCTCACTCTGA
- a CDS encoding dipeptidase — MSDLVQRVRDILPSVRADLEDLVRIESVWADPARRPEVHRSAQRVADLLSQAGFPQVQIAAEGGAPAVIAHYPPPPGAPTVLLYAHHDVQPEGDAEQWDSPPFEPAERDGRLYGRGTADDKAGIATHLAAFRAHGGQPPVGVTVFVEGEEESGSPSLGALLAAHREALSADVIVIADSDNWSTDIPSLTVSLRGLADCVVEVATLDHGLHSGLWGGVVPDALTVLVRLLASLHDDQGNVAVAGLHESVAAPVDYPPERVRADTGLLDGVAEIGSGSVPQRMWAKPAITVIGIDTTSIAASSNTLIPRARAKVSMRVAPGGDAAAHLDALTAHLQHHAPWGARVTVTPGDVGQPYAIDATGPVYDAARAAFAQAWGVEPIDMGMGGSIPFIAEFAAAYPQATILVTGVEDPGTQAHSINESLHLGVLERAATAEALLLEKLGQPAR, encoded by the coding sequence ATGAGCGATCTGGTGCAGCGAGTCCGCGACATCTTGCCGTCGGTGCGGGCTGACCTGGAGGATCTGGTGCGCATCGAGTCGGTGTGGGCCGACCCTGCGCGACGACCCGAGGTGCACCGCAGCGCTCAGCGTGTCGCAGACCTGCTGAGCCAGGCCGGTTTTCCGCAGGTGCAGATCGCCGCCGAGGGCGGTGCGCCGGCGGTCATCGCGCACTATCCGCCTCCTCCGGGTGCCCCTACTGTGTTGCTCTACGCCCATCATGACGTGCAGCCCGAGGGTGACGCGGAACAGTGGGATTCGCCACCGTTCGAACCCGCCGAACGCGACGGGCGGCTTTACGGCCGCGGCACCGCCGACGACAAGGCCGGTATCGCAACACATCTGGCGGCATTCCGGGCGCACGGCGGCCAGCCGCCGGTCGGCGTGACGGTCTTCGTCGAGGGAGAGGAGGAATCCGGATCGCCGTCGCTGGGGGCGCTGCTTGCCGCGCACCGCGAGGCGCTGAGCGCCGACGTGATCGTGATCGCCGACTCCGACAACTGGAGCACCGATATTCCGTCGCTGACGGTGTCGCTGCGGGGGCTGGCCGACTGCGTGGTGGAAGTCGCGACGCTGGATCACGGTCTGCACTCGGGGCTCTGGGGTGGGGTGGTGCCCGACGCCCTGACCGTATTGGTTCGGCTGCTGGCAAGCCTGCACGATGACCAGGGCAACGTCGCGGTCGCCGGGCTTCACGAAAGCGTCGCGGCACCCGTCGATTACCCGCCCGAACGCGTGCGTGCCGACACCGGGCTGCTGGACGGGGTGGCCGAGATCGGCTCCGGATCGGTGCCGCAACGGATGTGGGCCAAGCCTGCGATCACCGTCATCGGTATCGATACCACGAGCATCGCGGCGTCCTCGAACACGCTGATCCCACGGGCCCGGGCCAAGGTCAGCATGCGGGTGGCCCCCGGTGGCGACGCCGCTGCCCACCTGGACGCGCTCACCGCTCACCTGCAACACCATGCCCCGTGGGGAGCCCGGGTGACTGTCACCCCAGGCGACGTCGGGCAGCCCTACGCCATCGACGCCACCGGTCCGGTGTACGACGCCGCGCGGGCCGCGTTCGCCCAGGCGTGGGGCGTCGAACCCATCGATATGGGCATGGGCGGTTCCATCCCGTTCATCGCCGAGTTCGCCGCTGCCTACCCCCAGGCGACCATCCTGGTCACCGGGGTGGAAGATCCCGGCACCCAGGCGCACAGCATCAACGAGAGCCTGCACCTGGGCGTGCTGGAACGCGCCGCTACCGCCGAAGCGCTGTTGCTGGAAAAGCTGGGTCAGCCCGCCCGATGA
- a CDS encoding FAD/NAD(P)-binding protein: MTEHSWAVIGAGPAGIAAVGRLLDHGVPESQIAWIDPDFAAGDIGTKWRAVPGNTHVSLFLGYLNGSPSFRFSEAPHFELTDIDPGHTCPLGLVADPLVWISQHLTQRVTAIRAVATELTLRNRRWLVSTPDAEIEAKNVILAVGSIPKTLQHPHLEEIPIEVALNPDKLGQLALDDATVAVFGSSHSSMVALPNLLNTQAQKVVNFYRSPTKYAVYLGDQILFDDTGLKGNAATWARENIDGTYPERLERYRVDDKEFSEQLQACSHVVYTVGFTRRQLPATPQWGELEYDPVNGILAPGLFGVGIAFPEYGIDSFGSGQYRIGLIKFMQRLNSALPLWLQYGT, encoded by the coding sequence ATGACTGAGCACAGCTGGGCAGTGATCGGAGCAGGTCCCGCAGGTATCGCCGCGGTGGGCCGGCTGCTCGACCATGGCGTCCCCGAGAGCCAGATCGCCTGGATCGACCCCGACTTTGCCGCCGGCGATATCGGCACCAAATGGCGCGCCGTCCCCGGCAACACCCATGTGTCGCTCTTCCTCGGCTACTTGAACGGCTCCCCGTCGTTCCGATTCTCCGAAGCGCCCCACTTTGAGCTGACCGATATCGATCCCGGTCACACCTGTCCGCTCGGCCTCGTCGCCGATCCGTTGGTGTGGATCTCGCAGCACCTGACCCAGCGCGTCACCGCCATTCGCGCGGTGGCCACCGAGCTCACCCTGCGCAACCGCCGGTGGCTGGTGAGCACCCCGGACGCCGAGATCGAAGCGAAGAACGTAATTCTGGCCGTCGGTTCGATTCCCAAGACGCTTCAGCATCCGCACCTGGAAGAGATTCCGATCGAGGTGGCACTGAACCCCGACAAGCTCGGCCAGCTGGCGTTGGACGACGCCACGGTGGCGGTCTTCGGCTCGTCACACTCATCGATGGTGGCGCTGCCCAACCTGTTGAACACCCAGGCGCAGAAGGTCGTCAACTTCTATCGGAGCCCCACCAAATACGCTGTCTACCTTGGCGATCAGATCCTGTTCGACGACACTGGCCTGAAGGGAAATGCCGCAACGTGGGCCCGCGAGAACATCGACGGAACCTATCCGGAGCGCCTGGAACGGTATCGGGTAGACGACAAGGAGTTCTCCGAGCAGCTCCAAGCCTGTAGCCACGTTGTCTACACCGTCGGCTTCACCCGACGGCAGCTCCCCGCGACCCCGCAGTGGGGGGAGCTGGAATACGACCCGGTGAACGGGATCCTGGCTCCGGGACTGTTCGGGGTCGGAATTGCTTTCCCCGAGTACGGAATCGACTCGTTCGGATCTGGGCAGTATCGGATCGGACTGATCAAGTTCATGCAGCGGCTCAACAGCGCACTGCCCCTGTGGTTGCAGTACGGCACATAG
- a CDS encoding aminoglycoside 3'-phosphotransferase produces MIAGPPQLPQTVPDAVRQLAGDDDPRPVWLNEVGGTTFEVVGAAGRRFIKWSPIDSGIDLSAEAARLRWALGYTPVPPVLDHGRNEQGQWLVTAALPGTNAVAARWIADPRPAVTGIGRGLRALHDALPVAACPFDWSAERRVADANHRSGQLNPAQWPAEFAGLTVAQALQRVTDPPSVDRLVVCHGDACAPNTLLNDDGQPTGHVDLGELGIADRWADLAVATWSTEWNYGADWTDVLLDAYGIGRDQERIDYYRLLWTLDP; encoded by the coding sequence ATGATCGCTGGCCCACCGCAATTGCCGCAGACGGTGCCGGACGCGGTACGACAGCTGGCCGGTGACGATGATCCACGCCCGGTGTGGCTCAACGAGGTCGGCGGTACCACGTTCGAAGTTGTGGGCGCCGCCGGGCGTCGCTTTATCAAGTGGTCGCCGATCGACAGCGGCATTGACCTGTCTGCCGAGGCGGCGCGACTGCGGTGGGCGCTCGGCTACACGCCGGTGCCGCCTGTACTCGATCACGGCCGTAACGAACAGGGGCAGTGGCTGGTCACCGCGGCACTGCCCGGCACCAATGCTGTCGCGGCGCGATGGATCGCCGACCCGCGCCCAGCAGTGACGGGGATCGGGCGGGGACTGCGGGCGCTGCACGACGCCCTGCCGGTGGCGGCATGTCCGTTCGACTGGAGCGCCGAGCGGCGGGTCGCGGACGCCAATCATCGTTCCGGTCAACTGAATCCGGCGCAGTGGCCTGCGGAATTCGCCGGTCTCACCGTCGCGCAGGCGTTGCAGCGAGTAACCGATCCGCCTTCAGTTGATCGGCTGGTGGTGTGCCACGGCGACGCCTGCGCGCCGAACACCTTGCTGAACGACGACGGACAGCCCACGGGGCACGTCGACCTCGGCGAACTGGGGATTGCCGATCGCTGGGCCGATCTGGCGGTGGCCACCTGGAGCACTGAGTGGAACTACGGTGCCGACTGGACGGATGTGCTCCTCGATGCCTACGGAATCGGGCGAGACCAGGAGCGAATCGACTACTACCGATTGTTGTGGACCCTCGATCCTTGA
- a CDS encoding TauD/TfdA dioxygenase family protein: MTATGIGRSIATTPRPRIKAQPLTCSIGAELFDVNLGEVSRDDVLFAELKSLLLQHKVVFLRDQNMTRAEHVALAERFGPLEDHPVMASDPEHPALVRIYKDLDSPAEHYENAYHCDATWREHPPMGAVLRCVEGPEVGGDTIWVNMALAYERLPEAVKSQIDGLWARHSIEATFGGRLAIDDRHRLKDRFPDPEHPVVRTHPETGEKILFVNAFTTHLVNYHNPDNVRCGIDYAPGAANLLSYLISQATIPEYQVRWRWTKNSVAIWDNRSTQHYAVQDYWPSVRKMERASIIGDRPF; this comes from the coding sequence ATGACCGCTACCGGTATCGGTCGATCCATCGCGACAACGCCGCGGCCAAGGATCAAAGCCCAGCCGCTGACGTGCAGCATCGGCGCGGAACTATTCGACGTGAACCTCGGCGAGGTATCCCGCGATGACGTGCTGTTCGCCGAGCTGAAATCGCTGTTGCTGCAACACAAGGTTGTGTTCCTGCGCGATCAGAACATGACCAGAGCCGAACATGTCGCACTGGCCGAGCGATTCGGGCCGCTGGAAGACCATCCGGTGATGGCCAGCGACCCGGAACATCCGGCGCTGGTGCGCATTTACAAGGATCTGGACAGCCCCGCTGAGCACTACGAGAACGCCTACCATTGCGACGCCACCTGGCGAGAGCATCCGCCGATGGGCGCCGTGCTGCGGTGCGTGGAAGGCCCAGAGGTTGGCGGGGACACCATCTGGGTCAACATGGCGTTGGCCTACGAGCGGCTGCCGGAGGCGGTCAAGAGCCAGATCGACGGACTGTGGGCTCGCCACAGCATCGAGGCCACTTTCGGTGGGCGGCTTGCCATCGACGACCGTCACCGGCTCAAGGACCGGTTTCCTGACCCCGAGCATCCGGTGGTGCGCACCCACCCGGAAACCGGCGAGAAGATCCTGTTCGTCAATGCCTTCACCACGCACTTGGTGAACTACCACAACCCCGACAACGTCCGCTGCGGCATCGACTACGCGCCCGGTGCGGCCAACCTGCTGAGCTACCTGATCAGCCAGGCCACCATCCCCGAATACCAGGTGCGGTGGCGGTGGACGAAGAACAGTGTGGCGATCTGGGACAACCGCTCGACGCAGCATTATGCCGTTCAGGATTACTGGCCGTCCGTTCGAAAGATGGAGCGCGCCAGCATCATCGGCGATCGACCGTTCTGA
- a CDS encoding holo-ACP synthase: MGIVGVGIDLVSIPDFAEQVDQPGTVFAETFTPGERRDASDKSSSAARHLAARWAAKEAVIKAWSGSRFAQKPVLPEAIHRDIEVVTDTWGRPKVRLSGEIAQHLAEVTIHVSLTHEADTAAAVAILEV, encoded by the coding sequence ATGGGGATCGTTGGTGTCGGGATCGACCTGGTGTCGATTCCCGACTTCGCCGAGCAGGTCGACCAGCCCGGGACGGTGTTCGCCGAGACGTTCACCCCTGGGGAGCGTCGCGATGCCTCCGACAAGAGTTCGTCGGCGGCGCGCCACCTGGCGGCCCGCTGGGCGGCTAAGGAGGCGGTGATCAAGGCATGGTCGGGGTCGCGGTTCGCCCAGAAGCCGGTGTTGCCGGAGGCGATTCACCGCGACATCGAGGTGGTCACCGACACGTGGGGACGCCCGAAGGTGCGACTCTCCGGTGAGATCGCGCAGCATCTGGCCGAGGTGACGATCCACGTGTCGCTGACCCACGAGGCCGACACGGCGGCCGCCGTCGCCATCCTCGAGGTGTAG
- the bcp gene encoding thioredoxin-dependent thiol peroxidase, with protein sequence MTDTARLAPGDEAPAFSLPDADGNTVSLADYRGRRVVVYFYPAASTPGCTKQACDFRDNLRDFNDAGLDVVGISPDKPAKLAKFRDTEGLTFPLLSDPDRSVLAAWGAYGEKKMYGKTVQGVIRSTFVVDEQGKIAEAQYNVRATGHVAKLRRDLSV encoded by the coding sequence TTGACCGACACCGCACGCTTGGCGCCCGGCGATGAAGCGCCCGCGTTCAGTCTTCCCGACGCCGACGGCAACACCGTGTCGCTGGCCGACTACCGGGGACGACGCGTCGTCGTCTACTTCTACCCGGCCGCGTCGACCCCCGGCTGCACCAAGCAGGCCTGCGACTTCCGGGACAACCTGCGTGACTTCAACGACGCCGGCCTCGACGTCGTCGGCATCTCCCCCGACAAGCCGGCCAAACTGGCCAAGTTCCGCGACACCGAGGGACTGACGTTCCCGCTGCTGTCCGACCCGGACCGGTCCGTATTGGCGGCCTGGGGCGCCTACGGCGAGAAGAAGATGTACGGCAAGACCGTGCAGGGCGTCATTCGCTCGACGTTCGTCGTCGATGAGCAGGGAAAGATCGCCGAGGCCCAGTACAACGTGCGGGCCACCGGACACGTCGCGAAACTGCGGCGCGATCTGTCGGTCTGA
- a CDS encoding DUF3618 domain-containing protein, with protein sequence MAERDPDTIKKDIDQAREQLASTVDILADRANPRHLADRAKARAVEIVTQPAVMASLAGVGGLILILAIRRIRNR encoded by the coding sequence GTGGCGGAACGCGATCCCGACACGATCAAGAAGGACATCGATCAGGCCCGCGAGCAGCTGGCGTCGACGGTCGATATTCTCGCGGACCGGGCCAACCCCCGTCACCTGGCCGACCGCGCCAAGGCGCGGGCGGTCGAGATCGTGACCCAACCTGCGGTGATGGCGTCGCTGGCGGGTGTCGGCGGACTGATCCTCATCCTGGCGATTCGCCGAATCCGCAACCGCTGA